The Lathyrus oleraceus cultivar Zhongwan6 chromosome 5, CAAS_Psat_ZW6_1.0, whole genome shotgun sequence genome includes the window TCGGAGGGGGGTAATCCAATTCTTCTTTTCAAAAGTATGCTCGACAGGTTCTAGGGACGAACGACACACCCACTAGCCTTAGTAGAACTTGAATAAGGAGTTAGAACCCGAAAACGTCTTCTCTAGCTGAGACATTGCCGACATCCACCCTCACAACATTGACCTGACTCAGTATGATAATTGAGATATAGAGCGGGTACTAATCGACTCCAAAATCTTAGTAAATATCTCTTCTTTTTTTACATTTAAGAAACTCTAACTATATCTTAATGACAACTGGACATTTTGAGGTTCCTTAGTTAAATTCTCGTGCAACTGAATGACCATATAACACTTAAAACAATGTTTGAGCTGGATAAGAACGTAAAGATGATCAAGGTCAAGTATCTTGTAGTTGACTTTCTTTTGCCGTACATTATCAAGGGTGGCCCGCAAAAGTCtgaaagaaaataaaacagaCATTTTAGAGAGTATCGAATAAACCCTTCTATCACTATTATAAGTAAATTTGACTTTTTTGATATATTTGACTATTGGACTAAATACATTGACAATCAAATATATCAAcaagaaaaaaaatcaaatttatttATAAATGTGACGGGAGGGTGTATTAGAAATATGGGACTCCACGTGTAAAGGATTAATAGGGGGTGCCCGGTTGAATCCCCAACACCTACCTAGTTCTTCTAGTTCTGGTTCTAGGACTGAGAGTAAACAGAAGTGAAGAAGAATCCAGAACATGGCCGGGAATATCGAAGTTGAAGAAGACGATCGTGTGCCGCTAAGATTACGACCTGAGTGGTCAGATGTTACTCCGATCCCACAAGACGATGGCCCTAGTCCCGTCGTGCCGATCAACTACTCCGAAGAGTTTTCAGAAGTTATGGATTACTTTCGTGCTGTTTACTTCGCCAAAGAACTTTCCTCTCGCGCTCTTGCTCTCACCGCCGAAGCTATCGGTTTAAACGCCGGAAACTACACTGTATTTCCCAACCCTAACCATTAATCTCAATTTCAGATTCACTGCAAATTAAAACCAATAGCTTATTGTTATTAAGTAACTACGAGTTTttaagtgaatgatgaaaattggGGTTTGAAAAGTTGTGATCTTGTGATAATTTAATTGAATTTGTTGTTCTTTTAGGTGTGGCATTTCCGGCGGTTATTACTTGAGTCACTGAAAGTTGACCTACATGTTGAACGGGAATTCGTGGAGCGTGTTGCCAGTGGCAATTCAAAAAATTATCAGATTTGGTGAGATCTCTTTCTTTGCTTCTTTGATTCCAATTCCAATTGTCATTTGTAGCAATTTATTTTCTAGGTAAATGTTTAGGGCGCCAAATGTAGAACTATTGCATTGGAAGTTCTGTTTCAAAAAGTTGTTTTTTTCCTAACTTAAAACTTGTTCTTCAACAAGTTCCCTAAGTGCACATGTTAGCAATGCCATTTTTTTTATAGGGAAATGGTAGTTAGTGTGTGTTAATTTCAAGGTTCTCCGGCTTAAAACACTTTTAGTGATCTGTTGCAATTCGTTCTAGTTTTTTCAAGCACATGGTTTTTTTGTCACATAGCATGGCGTTTTGTGAGCTGTGGTATATTTGCAACAAGTCCTGCAAAGTGTTAACAAAATGGATATTTATTACTTGTAAGTTTGAACTTTGAGGTAAATGCAAATATTAACAAGGGTAGCCTTGATGACACAAATTAAGAGTTGTTGTCATGTGACTCAGAGCTCATAGATTCCACTCCAGTCAAAGAATTAAATCATGGGAATATAACAAGTTTATGACTTTATATTAAACAATATGCAATTATGGCATTTTTCATCTACTCCTAGCCATCGTTCTCGATATTCCATCTACTCCATATCTTCTAGTATATTACAACATAAAAGTACACAAATTATAAATTACAGCTAGGAGTATCTAAACTCCACATTGGTATCCCCGACATCTGTTAAGTGCTTGGCACAGTATACTTACTATTACGGAGTGTCCATACATCCTGTACAGCACCTGCTTTTTCCCTCTCTTTAAACTGGTTATTGTATCTGTGCATGTCTTTTCTTTTCCTTGCTGAAAGTCATAGATTTCTTTATAACTAGACTATGTTGTGTTTGGGACCTTATTTTATCAGTGTAATGCAGCAaattttataaattatatttatCTGACACAGCATATTAAGTGGCATTTGTGTCTATGTTGCTATACAACTAATCAAGTGAAATGCACCAAGTAGTATTCAATGTGGTTTTCACTTTTCATGATGGTTCAACACAGTTATGGACTTATTTTTTGAAGTGTTTTCATATTGTATCTTTATAGCATTAGGCTTTCTTTCTTAAACTAGTTATTATACCAGTTTTTTTTCCTTGCTCAAAGTTGTAGATCTGTATCCCAAGAGCACTTGTGCACTCAAAACATCACTTCCATTGTGTTTAGGTACTTATTTATCATTAACTGTTGAGATGGAAGAAAGGTGATAATGGATAAAGCATACTAGTTCACATACAGAAAGATGGATTTTTAAACGTGATGTTTCTTTCCTCCAGTGTCAATCTGATAGTGGGTGTCACAGACTCTAGTCTCTGTTTAATGGGCCAAGCATAACATATGTTTATTCACCTGCAGATGTTGCTGCTCTGGGACAAAAATTGTTCTTATTTCTTGCATATTATTTTCTTCATGGAGTTGTAAAGAATGTGCTTCTTTTTGCTCATACTGACACGGCATTTCTTTGCATGATAACATTTTGAGGATATAGTTTATATTTGGTATTAGTTTCATATATAAACCATATACAGTCATGATGTCCTGCTTTAAAGTGTTTCATTAAACTTTTTTTGCATACACTTCATTGCATTGATCTTGGTGCCAGATGTTTATAGGCATCATAGACGATGGGTTGCTGAGAAATTAGGACCTGAAGCTAGAAACAGTGAACTTGAGTTCACCAAAAAGATTCTGTCTGTTGACGCCAAACACTATCATGCATGGTCTCATAGGCAGGTTTGTTTCTCCCATCGTCTCCACAAATCTAAGTTCCTCATGGTTTTTCCTGTTCATATTTTGTTGTCTTGTAGGCAATATTGTGCATTAGTCTGGGCGATATAATTTAGCGTTAGTACTTATTATTGCAACTATAAAATTTTGCTTTTCTTGTATGGACAGTGGGTTCTTCAAAATCTAGGAGGATGGGAAGATGAACTCAGTTATTGTAGTGAACTGCTTGCAGAAGACATATTTAACAATTCTGCTTGGAATCAGGTATCCAACTGCTGTGCATGTTATATTTAGTTTTGGTACAACAAGACATGAATAAATATTTAACTTGGATTTGTATGGTTGTTGCTTAACTAATTGAGAGATCAATGGATGTAGTATTCTGTATACTTATGGAACAACTTGACAATCTGTAGTTACTTTCTAATCCTATTTGCTTATAAAATGTACTGTTGCATCATATGGAATAATAACTTGACCAACATTTTTGCTTTTAAAGCATTTTCTTCATCTTTTCAATTTTGATCACattaacacatatatttaatgCAGAGATACTTCGTCATAACAAGGTCTCCCGTCTTGGGAGGGCTAAAAGCCATGAGAGAGTCTGAAGTGCTTTTCACCGTTGAAGCCATTATTTCTTACCCAGAAAATGAAAGCTCATGGAGATATCTTCGAGGACTTTTCAAAGATGAATCCACGTTATATGTAAATGATGCCCAAGTATCTTCATTATGTTTAAAGATTTTGAAAACTAAGAGCAACTATTTGTTTGCTCTAAGTACTCTGCTGGATCTTATCTGCCTCGGTTATCAACCAAATGAAGATTTCAGAGATGCCATTGAGGCTTTAAGGACTTCAGATTTTGATAAACAAGATTCAGATATAGCAATAACTATTTGTTCTATTTTAGAACAAGTTGATCCAATTAGAGTCAACTATTGGGTCTGGCGGAAGAGTAGACTTCCTCAGGCAGCTTAAAGGACAAACTTATGTCATATGTGTAATTTTTAGTCTATTGGAATTTGACGTCATGGATAACAGGGTGGTTGTTTTTGTTATGATATGTTTTCCAGATGTATTTCTATATTTAACAGCAAAGTTGATTTAACATTGGTGTTAACAAACCAATGTACTCCAAAAAATCAATGTTTTATTTCTCTGCATTTGTCTGATTTTGTGGCATAACATTCTTGATGATTTTGTGGTAATTTTCTTGTTCGAAATTCTTAGAATGGAACTTTATTCTTAAAAAAGCATTACAAAGCTGTTAAATGCAGTATACAAAGCCACAATTTGAGAGAAATTAATTAGCTTCAACTTTCAATTTCACTAAAATGCTGTTATAGATTTGTAGTACTATTATTGAACCCGATATATTCCTTAGTATTGGCATGATAAAACCCAGCAAAGGCAATAGAAGGGAAATTaaacatgaaaataaaataaaattagttGAAGATATGCAATTCTTCTATACATACACATCTCTTTTAGTTGAAGCACAAGTCTTTCTTCAAAATATATACAACACTCATAAATGGGTATATGCGAGAAATTTCTCTATAATCTAATCACATCCAAATTCTCAGCTATGTATGTAGTATATAAAACCTGAAATTAAATAATCAGCTTGATTCCAGCTTATTGTTCAATCAAGACTTATTGGACCTAAAATATGATGAACTTGAAGTCTCCTTGAACGCTGATGGGCAGAACTTACTTACACCACATTCTCCACAGCGAGGCCGCAATGCAGTACAAATAGTCCTTCCAAATCCTACCTGTTCAATTTCATATTCAAGCCAGAGGATGCTTTGCATATATACAAACAATGTTGTAAAAACAGATTGTATAATACGAGGCCAAAAAATGTTTTTCACAATGCAGTAATAACACACCACATCCAAAAAATAACCACTTAGGTGCATTTGTTGGTATATTGTCAAAGGGAGTTTTAATGAGTTATCCATACCAAGAGAGGGTTTATTGCAACCCATTCTTCCCTTGGAAGCCATTGTTGCAGCGCCTTTCTTGTTTCTTCTGGTATTGAAGTTCTCTGGCATGACACAAGGAAGAAAAGTTAATAACTTCCATCCAATTTAAGACAATAAGTAAGCCTTGATATAGTACTTTGCATAATTTTTTCCTCTAGCCAGCAAACATAATGAAGCTTATCGCAACTATAATGCGATACACTGATACTGCCTAATATAAAACAAACCTGTGTTGTGCCTGATCTCGAAACCCATCCAAGACGATTGCAGATGCGGTGGACATGAGTATCTACACATATCCCTTGGACATTGTTCCATCCAATAATCATAACCTACAATAGCTAATACCATTAACAAATGAACCTTAAAATTAATCATTTGATCTACAAAAAAAATGCGCACATACCAAATGAGCAATCTTAGGGCCTACGCCTGGAAGTGAGAGTAGTTCCTCAATTGTATTAGGTATGTCTCCGCCATATTTTGTTAGACAAATATGAGCCATTTTCTTCAAGTTACTGGCTTTTCGTATATAAAACCCAACCTGTGAAAAGAATACCCGAAAGTATAAGCATAGATATTCAATAAATAGAACacaaatgacataaaataaaagaaatcaaCATCTTATAGAAATAAAGGAAGCATCAAAAGTAGCATCCTAAATTTGCCACCAAATCCAAATTATTTGAATCGTACAAGAAACATGGTTTTCAAATGCAAACGACGAACATACAGGGTAAATCAACTTTCTGATAGTTTCTTCATCAGCGTTGTTGAGTGCATCAGCAGTAAGCAGACCATTTTGACGAAGACGTCGAGTTGCTCCTATTCTTGAAAAACACACTCTTAAAGATGACTACACTTATATGAGCAACTTTCAAACACTAATCGCATAAAAAGACAAATCATAAACACAATACAAGATCAAAGTGCAAGGGCTGCTCAAATTTTATAGCACTTTATTGTTTTTAAAGTTCAGCCTCCTGCATTATGCTATATACAGCAACTACCAAAGCATTTTTCTACTAGATGAAAATTGACTACATGGATCAAACTACTTCATACAGTCATGTCGCGAACCATAAATATGATTGAAAAATAACATTGCAATCTTAGAATGAAGCTTCTCAAACTACGAACAGAAGAAAACACATCTCATGACAGGTATTTCATGACCATAAAAACTTGAGAAGGTAATGTACTTACCGCGAGTAATATCCTCTTTAGTTTGGCTTGACAAAATAGTAGATGCCAGCACAACAAATCTTCTTTCCTAATTACGCGCATACAAATTTAGTTTACGCTGACAGTAAAGTTGTCCACGTCAAGATACATTTTATAATAATCACATTAACGACATAAACCAAAAGATTAGTCTTTAATTTCTGTCACCACgtgcaaaatcaacataagtagGACATAGATTTAGACCTTAGGAGGATGAATATCATCATCTTCCCGATCTCCAGAAGTGTCTATCGAATGACTCATTTTACGAATCCCTTCAAGCACATATTCCCAATTGGCAGGACACTCATCTACATGAATGAACAACATACTTTAACCTCCCTAAACTAAAAACACTTTCATATAATAGAATCAATCGAAAACCGCACATTGCATAAACTAAGAAGTACTTACTAAATTGACCCAATTCATTTGTATCTGTATACGCAGATCCTTCAGGATGGACAAACTTCTGTGTAGTAAAATTATTAGCTTAAATTATACTATTgcaattgaaaaaaaaaaaaagctcAAACGAAAACTACAATGAAAGTCTCACTTTTTGGTGTGGAATTTGGGGTAAGTGGTTCTTAGGTTGAAGTTCTGCATTGTTTTTGGGTGTCTTGTTAATAGCAGGGATGCGAATTTGGGACACTGAAGGGTTGAAAATATGAAAAACTTTATGGAAGATAAAGTACAGAAAAGAATTGAAAATAGGAATGGAGTGTGAAGTTAATACCTCGGTGTGAATTGGTTTTGGAGGAGAAACATAGTGTTGTTGTAATGGAGGAGACATGGATTCGGACCAAACATACAAGCACCGACATTTTAGGACATTGGCGGGAGGGACCAAGAATAAACCAATATCACCCAAATTGTTATACTTTGTTTTTCTTCCTTCAATTTTATTCCCCTACATTATGTAGAAAAAAAATGGGGTAGACCTTTTAAAATTTTATCCCATGTTCTTACAAATTTGTTCTTCCACCAAAATATAATTACACTACTTTATGGATAAATTGGTAATCTATAAATGTCACAATTAAAACATTCTCAAACTTCTCTTTTCATAACACGTGTCACATATCTATTGTCAAATTTCGATTTCAAATTCTTTCTCTCCCTCTCAAAACCCTACATTGTCGCCGCCCCCTTTCTCCCTCTTCTCTCATTCTCTCCCCTGGTACTTTTCACACATCCTCTTGCTCCCACCGTGAAAATGGTAACCATGTTTGAAAAATGTCCATTAGAGTGGTTGATTTATGGATCGTAAAGGAATGTAGTGGACAACAACATTTCATGTCTTCTTCTCATATTCCCTCAACCCATAAATAAACAAACTTCATCTTCCCTGATAACACTATGGACCTTTATTTTGGACTTTTTCTGACGCGTTTTAGTGATTATAAAAAGGGAAATTTTGACACTTTTAAAAGGGTCTGCGTTTTTTTGAGAGCATTAAGAGTCATTGGAGATCAAATTCTTCAAGGATTTCACATGCAATCATATTCTCAAGTTTTGGTATTTTATTGTATTACGATGAGTAGCTAAAGTACTCTAGATTAAGTTTTGTCTGATGAACTTGTTTTTGAACCTGTTTGATTATATGTTTAGTTTGATGTTTTATGAATAATTGAAGTTATATTTTTTATTTAGTTATATTTGTAACACATAATTTTACTTTTGTCAATCGAATAGAGATAGGAAGTCACTAGTAGAAATTAATGAACTATACACCAAGGGATTGAGTATAATGATTTTGTTAATTCGCCGCAAAAATATAACAACTTTACCATTCATTTAATGCATTAAACATCAATAGGGGATAAACAAGATTTCACGGGTAAAACTTAGTCGCTTTTCTCATATTGAATTCAGGACAAATTTACTTTTCGCAAAATAACTCcaaccccccccccccaccccACCCCCCCCAATAGTTACTTTTATTATTCGTACAGtcataatatttttttaatagaaTCCATGTGGATATGATCTTTATTTTTATTACTTCGACGTTATCGGTGTATTTGTTAAGAGGACAacaagtttttggcgtcgttgtcggggattgtTAATAATTTCAACAAAGCAACGCTTGCGCATCatttagtatttttttaattgttaattttatttttagttttgaatttagtttgttgtttttctttgattttaattttttcaGTTTGGTGCAGTACTACTAAGGTTATTTTTAGTTATTATAAGTTTCAGGAGAAATTTGTCATAGTGGAGCAACAACAAAAAACCATGGGAGATTATTCCAAGAGGACTGATGCTGGACAAATATCAATGGGTTTCCAACCAACCAACCTGacttatttttttattaaaaactATATGCTTTCAAGTTTGTGGGATAATCAGTTCGATGGTGACACGAATAAAGATCTGTGGGGGCATTTGGCACGGTTCTATGAAACATCCTCAATGTACACGCCAAAGGATGTGACCAAAGATAAAGTTAAATTAAGGTTATTCAGCTTCTCATTGACTGGAAGAGCTTATTATTGTGTTTACCCAATAGTACTATTGCCACTTGGAAAGAGTTAGAAGATAAATATTTAGAGATTTTTTTCACCACCACTCTATTTTATGAAAGAAGAGAAGAAATTTTGAAGAGCAAGAAACATAAACCTTATATGATGCATGGGAGAGGTTCAAATTGTTATTATGAATGTGTCCTAATCATAATATGAGTAGCATAGAAAAATGTAAACCTTTGTAAAAGGTACGAAAAATAAAACAATGATGATTTTATATTCATCAGTATGAGGTACAATTTGAGTTCTGATG containing:
- the LOC127087265 gene encoding endonuclease III homolog 2, chloroplastic-like isoform 1 (isoform 1 is encoded by transcript variant 1), with the translated sequence MSVLVCLVRIHVSSITTTLCFSSKTNSHRVSQIRIPAINKTPKNNAELQPKNHLPQIPHQKKFVHPEGSAYTDTNELGQFNECPANWEYVLEGIRKMSHSIDTSGDREDDDIHPPKERRFVVLASTILSSQTKEDITRGATRRLRQNGLLTADALNNADEETIRKLIYPVGFYIRKASNLKKMAHICLTKYGGDIPNTIEELLSLPGVGPKIAHLVMIIGWNNVQGICVDTHVHRICNRLGWVSRSGTTQRTSIPEETRKALQQWLPREEWVAINPLLVGFGRTICTALRPRCGECGVSKFCPSAFKETSSSSYFRSNKS
- the LOC127087264 gene encoding protein farnesyltransferase/geranylgeranyltransferase type-1 subunit alpha is translated as MAGNIEVEEDDRVPLRLRPEWSDVTPIPQDDGPSPVVPINYSEEFSEVMDYFRAVYFAKELSSRALALTAEAIGLNAGNYTVWHFRRLLLESLKVDLHVEREFVERVASGNSKNYQIWHHRRWVAEKLGPEARNSELEFTKKILSVDAKHYHAWSHRQWVLQNLGGWEDELSYCSELLAEDIFNNSAWNQRYFVITRSPVLGGLKAMRESEVLFTVEAIISYPENESSWRYLRGLFKDESTLYVNDAQVSSLCLKILKTKSNYLFALSTLLDLICLGYQPNEDFRDAIEALRTSDFDKQDSDIAITICSILEQVDPIRVNYWVWRKSRLPQAA
- the LOC127087265 gene encoding endonuclease III homolog 2, chloroplastic-like isoform X2, with the translated sequence MSVLVCLVRIHVSSITTTLCFSSKTNSHRVSQIRIPAINKTPKNNAELQPKNHLPQIPHQKKFVHPEGSAYTDTNELGQFNECPANWEYVLEGIRKMSHSIDTSGDREDDDIHPPKERRFVVLASTILSSQTKEDITRGATRRLRQNGLLTADALNNADEETIRKLIYPVGFYIRKASNLKKMAHICLTKYGGDIPNTIEELLSLPGVGPKIAHLVMIIGWNNVQGICVDTHVHRICNRLGWVSRSGTTQRTSIPEETRKALQQWLPREEWVAINPLLDLEGLFVLHCGLAVENVV
- the LOC127087265 gene encoding endonuclease III homolog 2, chloroplastic-like isoform 2 (isoform 2 is encoded by transcript variant 2) — encoded protein: MSPPLQQHYVSPPKPIHTEKFVHPEGSAYTDTNELGQFNECPANWEYVLEGIRKMSHSIDTSGDREDDDIHPPKERRFVVLASTILSSQTKEDITRGATRRLRQNGLLTADALNNADEETIRKLIYPVGFYIRKASNLKKMAHICLTKYGGDIPNTIEELLSLPGVGPKIAHLVMIIGWNNVQGICVDTHVHRICNRLGWVSRSGTTQRTSIPEETRKALQQWLPREEWVAINPLLVGFGRTICTALRPRCGECGVSKFCPSAFKETSSSSYFRSNKS